In Agrobacterium tumefaciens, a single genomic region encodes these proteins:
- the rpsT gene encoding 30S ribosomal protein S20 has protein sequence MANTTSAKKATRKIARRTAVNKARRSRVRGFIRKVEEAIATGDLAVATEALKAAQPEIQRAATRGVLHGNTASRKVSRLAQRVKALSA, from the coding sequence ATGGCCAATACAACTTCGGCGAAAAAGGCGACCCGCAAGATCGCTCGCCGTACCGCAGTCAACAAGGCTCGCCGTTCGCGCGTTCGCGGCTTCATCCGCAAGGTCGAGGAAGCAATCGCTACCGGCGATCTGGCAGTCGCCACCGAAGCTCTGAAGGCAGCTCAGCCTGAGATCCAGCGCGCAGCAACGCGTGGCGTTCTGCACGGCAACACCGCATCCCGCAAGGTGTCGCGTCTCGCCCAGCGCGTTAAGGCTCTTTCCGCCTAA